A genome region from Ligilactobacillus cholophilus includes the following:
- the dltB gene encoding D-alanyl-lipoteichoic acid biosynthesis protein DltB, translating to MLNMQPYQDPWYFILLSIGLLPIMIGLLYGKRFNTYQTVISIAFLWLTFGGIKWHQGIALIAYVIFELLLIAWYFKYRQKNNKTWVFCLAVILAILPLVIVKITPAIDFGRESIIGFLGISYLTFKVVGMIMEIRDGMIKKFDLWTTFQFIIFFPTISSGPIDRYRRFEKDFKSIPEREKYTEMLGKAVHYIFLGFMYKFLLSYFFGEILLPKVAHLALAHGGWSVWTFAYGYVYAMDLFFDFAGYSLFAVATSYVMGIETPMNFNKPFISHNVKDFWNRWHMTLSFWFRDYIYMRLVFFMMKKRILKSRISMANIGYLTLFLIMGFWHGLTWYYIAYGLFQGFAMIICDAWQRFKKKHRKYIPHNKFTECFAIFLTFNVICFSLLIFSGFLNTLFVVH from the coding sequence ATGTTGAATATGCAACCATATCAAGATCCTTGGTATTTTATATTACTTTCAATTGGCTTATTGCCAATAATGATTGGATTACTTTATGGTAAAAGATTTAATACATATCAGACAGTAATTTCAATTGCATTTTTATGGCTAACTTTTGGTGGAATTAAATGGCATCAAGGAATTGCATTAATTGCTTATGTTATTTTTGAATTATTGTTAATTGCTTGGTATTTTAAATATCGTCAAAAAAATAATAAAACATGGGTATTTTGTCTTGCGGTAATTTTAGCTATTTTACCGTTAGTCATTGTCAAAATAACTCCTGCAATTGACTTTGGAAGAGAATCGATTATTGGATTTTTAGGAATCAGTTATTTAACATTTAAAGTTGTTGGAATGATAATGGAAATTCGTGATGGAATGATTAAAAAGTTTGATTTATGGACAACTTTTCAATTTATTATCTTTTTCCCAACGATTTCATCTGGACCAATTGATCGTTATCGTCGTTTTGAAAAAGATTTTAAATCAATTCCAGAACGTGAAAAATATACAGAAATGCTTGGTAAGGCAGTACATTATATCTTTTTAGGATTTATGTACAAATTCTTACTTTCTTATTTCTTTGGAGAAATACTATTACCTAAGGTTGCCCATTTAGCTTTAGCACATGGTGGTTGGTCAGTATGGACCTTTGCATATGGATATGTTTATGCCATGGATCTATTCTTTGATTTTGCAGGGTATAGTTTATTTGCAGTCGCAACCAGTTATGTAATGGGAATTGAAACTCCAATGAACTTTAATAAACCATTTATTTCACATAATGTAAAAGACTTCTGGAATAGATGGCATATGACGTTGTCATTCTGGTTTAGAGATTACATTTACATGAGACTTGTTTTCTTCATGATGAAGAAAAGAATATTAAAAAGTAGAATCTCAATGGCTAATATAGGTTATCTAACATTATTCCTTATTATGGGATTCTGGCATGGATTAACTTGGTATTATATTGCATATGGTTTATTCCAAGGGTTTGCAATGATTATCTGTGATGCATGGCAAAGATTTAAGAAGAAGCACCGTAAATATATTCCACACAATAAATTTACAGAATGTTTTGCAATCTTCTTAACATTTAATGTTATCTGTTTTAGTCTCTTGATTTTCTCAGGATTCTTAAATACACTATTTGTTGTACATTAA
- the dltC gene encoding D-alanine--poly(phosphoribitol) ligase subunit 2, producing the protein MKDQVLEILADVTGSDEVKKDLDVNIFETGLLDSMGTVQFLLELQNQLGVDVPVSEFDRSEWETPNKIIAKVESMK; encoded by the coding sequence ATGAAAGATCAAGTATTAGAAATTTTAGCAGATGTTACAGGCAGTGACGAAGTAAAGAAAGATTTAGACGTAAATATTTTTGAAACTGGCTTATTAGATTCAATGGGTACGGTACAATTTTTACTTGAACTACAAAATCAATTAGGCGTAGATGTTCCTGTTTCTGAATTTGATCGTTCAGAATGGGAAACACCAAATAAAATTATTGCGAAAGTTGAAAGCATGAAATAA
- the dltD gene encoding D-alanyl-lipoteichoic acid biosynthesis protein DltD, with product MKLKNKLFQIFGPIVVAAVLLIALLISPFNFRSFNKKVIQEAAVSQSTNVFKGTAIKKKALEEGYVPFMGSSELSRMDPMHPSVLAEKYNRNYRPFLLGAAGSQSLSQFWGMQGINKQLKNKKVVFIISPQWFVKDGINKNAFAMYYSNLQAVTWLKSAQDTLMDRYAARRLLDMPSAHNDKLIEQCLLQVAAGQELTSSEKIYLDLKYNELKHEDQLFSTIGMSDRVEKINKAAEQLPSTYNYQELDNIAYHMGVDGTTNNKFNIKNSFYSNRLKKQIGKLKNEQSNFNYVSSPEFGDFQLVLNQFAKNNTDVLFIIPPVNAKWAKYTGLKMSMIDQFNKKIKYQLQSQGFNNIVDLTKDGEKPYFMEDTIHLGWRGWLKVDKYVNPFLTEKQPEPKYHINNYFYNESWHKMQGDKLDQFLANH from the coding sequence ATGAAACTCAAAAATAAACTTTTTCAAATATTTGGACCTATAGTTGTAGCTGCGGTTCTATTGATTGCTTTATTAATTTCACCATTTAATTTCAGAAGTTTTAATAAAAAAGTAATTCAGGAAGCAGCAGTTTCTCAATCTACTAACGTTTTTAAAGGAACAGCTATTAAGAAAAAGGCTTTAGAAGAAGGATATGTCCCATTCATGGGATCTTCTGAATTATCACGAATGGATCCAATGCATCCATCTGTACTTGCAGAAAAATACAATCGAAATTATCGTCCTTTTTTATTGGGAGCAGCAGGTTCGCAATCACTCTCTCAATTTTGGGGAATGCAAGGGATAAATAAGCAATTAAAAAATAAAAAAGTAGTTTTTATTATTTCACCACAATGGTTCGTTAAAGATGGAATAAATAAGAATGCTTTTGCAATGTATTATTCCAATTTGCAAGCAGTTACGTGGTTAAAGTCAGCTCAAGATACTTTAATGGATCGTTATGCAGCACGACGATTACTTGATATGCCATCTGCACATAATGATAAATTAATTGAGCAATGTCTTCTTCAAGTTGCTGCTGGACAAGAGTTAACATCTTCAGAAAAAATTTATTTAGATTTAAAATATAATGAATTAAAACATGAAGATCAGTTATTCTCAACGATTGGTATGTCTGATCGTGTTGAAAAAATAAACAAGGCAGCTGAGCAACTCCCATCTACATATAATTATCAAGAATTAGATAATATTGCTTACCATATGGGAGTAGATGGAACAACAAATAATAAGTTTAATATTAAGAACTCTTTCTATAGTAATCGATTAAAGAAACAAATTGGAAAATTAAAGAATGAGCAATCAAACTTTAATTATGTATCTTCTCCAGAATTTGGAGATTTTCAATTAGTATTAAATCAATTTGCAAAAAATAATACAGACGTGTTATTTATTATTCCACCAGTAAATGCAAAATGGGCTAAGTATACTGGCTTGAAGATGTCAATGATTGATCAATTTAATAAGAAAATTAAGTATCAATTACAAAGCCAAGGATTTAATAATATTGTAGATTTAACTAAAGATGGTGAGAAGCCATACTTTATGGAAGATACAATACATTTAGGTTGGCGTGGTTGGCTAAAAGTTGATAAGTATGTAAATCCATTTTTAACTGAAAAGCAACCTGAACCTAAATATCATATTAATAACTATTTCTATAATGAAAGTTGGCATAAGATGCAAGGAGACAAACTTGATCAATTCTTAGCTAATCATTAG
- a CDS encoding FAD:protein FMN transferase, with translation MSIKTYNYSFRALGTNVSFTVFNKQSKVIFEPAKKIVNYYDKIFSIYKNDSEISKLNLNSGKKAVKVSDPTYDLIKISKEISLQNFGFNVAIGPLVKAWDIGTRNAKIPFPNEIEKLKKIINPEDIEILSNNNVYLKRKNMQLDLGAIGKGYIADRLKNLWQSYGIKSGIINLGGNLLLIGNCPLHSDGLWRIGIQDPWKKRGEAIKNVITPPCSVVTSGIYERQFIKNGKTFHHILDSKTGFPYSTNLMSVTVFCTTSLAGEIESSRLFFNNKITNFNPSLLRSIFVYKDHTINEFIKKQEM, from the coding sequence ATGAGCATAAAAACATATAATTACTCTTTTAGAGCATTAGGTACTAATGTTTCTTTTACAGTTTTCAATAAACAATCGAAAGTGATTTTTGAACCAGCAAAAAAAATTGTTAATTACTATGATAAGATTTTTTCAATTTATAAAAACGATTCTGAAATCAGTAAACTTAATTTGAATTCAGGAAAAAAAGCAGTTAAAGTTTCTGATCCAACATACGATTTAATAAAGATATCAAAAGAAATAAGTCTACAAAATTTTGGATTTAATGTTGCAATCGGTCCATTAGTAAAAGCATGGGATATTGGAACACGAAACGCTAAAATTCCATTTCCAAACGAAATTGAAAAATTAAAAAAAATAATAAATCCTGAAGATATTGAAATTTTGTCAAACAATAATGTTTATTTAAAACGAAAAAATATGCAATTAGATTTAGGCGCTATCGGAAAAGGATATATAGCTGATCGCTTAAAAAATCTATGGCAAAGTTATGGCATTAAATCAGGAATAATAAATTTAGGCGGAAATTTATTATTAATTGGTAATTGTCCCTTACATAGTGATGGATTATGGCGAATTGGCATTCAAGATCCATGGAAAAAAAGAGGAGAAGCAATTAAGAATGTTATCACTCCTCCCTGCTCTGTTGTAACATCTGGTATTTATGAACGACAATTTATTAAAAATGGAAAAACATTTCACCATATTTTAGACTCTAAAACTGGTTTCCCCTATTCAACTAATTTAATGTCTGTAACTGTCTTTTGTACAACTTCACTTGCAGGTGAAATTGAATCTAGCCGATTATTTTTTAATAACAAAATTACAAATTTCAATCCTAGTCTATTACGATCAATTTTTGTATATAAAGATCATACAATTAACGAATTTATAAAAAAACAAGAGATGTGA
- a CDS encoding PAS domain-containing protein, producing MNDNNHIENEFKMIHGKIDIKKLNFILEGLPIEIRFIDQTGHLKFVINPLSNNYKIGEKVNSQLDFTNLPSMFDILERFRHNKMDQFERALKVDDQYFNLKLVSIKDNKKHYLGCMQITENITGLIDKYRYGGFIESQNKNLDTNQESSFHYSDKNQEKYRKMVEQDILDLNSDTDSDAISGASEI from the coding sequence ATGAATGACAATAATCATATAGAGAATGAATTTAAAATGATACATGGAAAAATTGATATTAAAAAACTCAATTTTATTCTTGAAGGATTACCAATTGAAATTCGTTTTATAGATCAAACAGGCCATTTAAAATTTGTTATCAATCCACTCTCAAATAATTATAAAATTGGAGAAAAAGTTAATTCTCAATTAGACTTTACAAATTTACCATCTATGTTTGATATATTGGAAAGGTTTCGTCACAATAAAATGGATCAATTTGAACGTGCATTGAAAGTAGATGATCAATATTTCAATTTAAAATTAGTTAGCATCAAAGATAATAAAAAACATTATCTAGGATGTATGCAAATTACAGAAAACATTACTGGATTAATTGATAAATATAGATACGGTGGCTTCATAGAATCACAAAATAAAAATTTAGATACAAACCAAGAATCAAGTTTTCATTACAGTGATAAAAATCAAGAAAAATACCGCAAAATGGTAGAACAAGACATTTTAGATTTAAATTCTGACACTGATAGTGATGCAATTTCCGGGGCATCTGAAATTTAA
- a CDS encoding peptidoglycan D,D-transpeptidase FtsI family protein, with protein MKIFKKKHNLPQNTHGTHDTNSIPFRLNFLFVIVFLLFAALIIQLAHLQIIDGKKYAYEAANSNMQTETKNVPRGMIYDSSGKLLVSNNATTAITYTKPLSVTSNQMYQVANNLVNYITVDTSQLTDNMKEAYYLGNTENEEKVQKHIKDANSVTGSKLYDEELEYVEKHNLASDLSPKQQQAAVLYNKMNSAYSLSTIMLKSSDVSDVEMAQVGAHLSDLPGVKIGTNWTRDYPNGESIKSIVGTVTTEKQGLPSDQINSLLAKGYSRNDSIGSSYIESQYEDILKGDKEVIKVETQNNKIKKEIKQYGGSSGDDIQLTINAKFQEEVQNIIKNLENSVASSNPYVPGAYAVVMNPNTGAVYALAGVSRDVKTGKVTDNAIGAINQTYVMGSVVKGAMVMGALEEGVITPTNNTLEEQPIKLAGTADKTSWFNKNGSANMPLTAQEALEVSSNTYMMQLVLKEAGLTYHSGMSLSGMSTSIFDKMRNNFKQYGLGVKTGIDIPGESAGFEGPSTKSDIGKALDLSFGNYDSYTTLQLAQYISTIANGGYRLQPHVLDSVHKSGSNGKMGQTLYQFMPNVLNVVSGTSAEWNVVKTGLYDVVHGNNQYITGKYLADVKPEVAAKTGTAQTYYGNTETETLSAVSYAPYNNPQVAIAVAFPGMAADTKNKVNLQAVEQIYSAYWKYVQSSDGFK; from the coding sequence TTGAAAATTTTTAAAAAGAAGCATAATTTGCCTCAAAATACACATGGTACCCATGATACCAATAGTATCCCCTTTAGATTAAACTTTTTGTTTGTAATTGTATTTTTGCTTTTTGCAGCATTAATTATTCAATTAGCACATTTACAAATTATCGATGGGAAAAAATATGCATATGAAGCAGCTAATAGTAATATGCAGACAGAGACTAAAAATGTTCCGCGTGGGATGATTTATGATTCTTCTGGAAAATTATTAGTTTCTAATAATGCAACAACTGCTATTACATATACTAAGCCATTATCGGTTACTTCAAATCAAATGTATCAAGTAGCAAATAATTTAGTTAACTATATAACTGTGGATACATCCCAATTAACAGATAATATGAAAGAAGCATATTATTTAGGTAACACTGAAAATGAAGAAAAAGTTCAAAAACATATTAAAGATGCAAATTCAGTTACTGGTTCAAAATTATATGATGAAGAACTTGAATATGTCGAAAAGCATAATTTAGCAAGTGATTTATCTCCAAAACAACAGCAAGCAGCTGTTTTATATAATAAAATGAACAGTGCCTATTCTTTATCTACGATTATGCTAAAATCTTCAGATGTATCTGACGTTGAAATGGCTCAAGTTGGTGCCCATTTGTCTGATTTACCTGGAGTTAAAATTGGAACAAATTGGACACGTGATTATCCAAATGGAGAATCAATTAAAAGTATTGTTGGTACTGTAACAACCGAAAAACAGGGACTTCCAAGTGATCAAATTAATTCTTTATTAGCAAAGGGATACTCGAGAAATGATAGTATTGGTTCAAGTTATATTGAATCTCAATATGAAGATATCTTAAAGGGTGATAAAGAAGTTATCAAGGTGGAAACACAAAATAATAAGATTAAAAAAGAAATTAAACAATATGGTGGAAGTTCTGGCGATGATATTCAATTGACAATTAATGCTAAATTCCAGGAAGAAGTTCAAAATATTATTAAGAACTTGGAAAATAGTGTAGCTTCATCCAATCCATATGTTCCAGGCGCATATGCTGTTGTTATGAATCCTAATACAGGTGCTGTATATGCATTAGCTGGTGTTAGTCGTGATGTGAAAACTGGAAAAGTAACTGATAATGCCATTGGTGCAATTAATCAGACATATGTAATGGGATCAGTCGTTAAAGGTGCGATGGTAATGGGGGCTCTTGAAGAAGGAGTTATTACACCTACGAATAATACTTTGGAAGAACAACCAATTAAGTTAGCTGGTACTGCAGATAAAACATCTTGGTTTAATAAAAACGGTTCAGCTAATATGCCATTAACAGCTCAAGAAGCCTTAGAAGTATCTTCTAACACATATATGATGCAATTAGTATTAAAAGAAGCAGGATTAACATATCATTCTGGAATGTCACTTTCAGGAATGTCGACTTCAATTTTTGATAAAATGAGAAATAACTTTAAACAATATGGTTTAGGAGTTAAAACAGGAATTGATATTCCAGGTGAGTCTGCTGGATTTGAAGGACCATCAACTAAGTCTGATATTGGTAAGGCACTTGACTTGTCATTTGGTAACTATGATTCATATACGACATTGCAATTAGCACAATATATATCTACCATTGCAAATGGTGGTTATCGTTTGCAACCACATGTACTTGATTCTGTTCATAAGAGTGGTTCAAATGGAAAGATGGGGCAAACACTATATCAATTTATGCCTAATGTTTTAAATGTAGTAAGTGGGACATCTGCAGAGTGGAATGTTGTTAAAACAGGTTTATATGATGTTGTTCATGGAAATAATCAATATATAACTGGTAAATATTTAGCAGATGTTAAACCAGAGGTCGCAGCTAAAACTGGTACAGCACAAACTTATTATGGAAATACTGAAACTGAAACTTTAAGTGCGGTTTCATACGCTCCATATAATAATCCACAAGTTGCTATCGCAGTAGCATTCCCAGGAATGGCTGCAGATACGAAGAATAAGGTTAACTTGCAAGCTGTTGAACAAATTTATAGTGCATATTGGAAGTATGTGCAATCAAGTGATGGATTTAAATAA
- the rpmG gene encoding 50S ribosomal protein L33 has translation MRVNITLECTECGEQTYLSNKNKRNNPDRLELKKYCPRCHKVTLHRETK, from the coding sequence ATGCGTGTAAATATTACATTAGAATGCACTGAATGTGGTGAACAAACATATTTATCAAACAAAAATAAACGTAATAATCCAGATCGTTTAGAATTAAAGAAGTATTGCCCACGTTGCCACAAAGTGACATTGCATCGTGAAACAAAATAA
- a CDS encoding rhomboid family intramembrane serine protease: MNKQSKVTVILIAINIIIFLLMTIDGGSTSANVLISFGAKDNLLIADGQFWRLFTAMFLHIGFQHIVLNMVTLYFLGSQIEYIFGSIRFLIIYLISGIGGNIVSFALSPSISAGASTAIFGLFGAYLALGLEFKQNPYIQTVAKQFFILVILNLISDLSGSIDIWGHIGGLITGFLLAFIVGVPQLGKIKSSKRWLAGITVILLFSVFYSIGLNNIY, from the coding sequence ATAAATAAACAGTCAAAAGTAACAGTGATATTGATAGCAATTAATATTATCATTTTTTTGCTAATGACAATTGACGGAGGCTCAACTTCAGCAAATGTTTTGATTTCATTTGGTGCGAAAGATAATTTATTAATTGCTGATGGACAATTTTGGCGTTTATTTACCGCAATGTTCTTACATATCGGATTTCAACATATTGTACTCAATATGGTAACCTTGTACTTTTTAGGCTCTCAGATTGAATATATTTTTGGATCAATACGATTTTTAATTATATATTTAATTAGTGGAATTGGTGGAAATATAGTGAGTTTTGCTTTAAGTCCTTCTATTTCTGCAGGAGCTAGTACAGCAATTTTCGGATTATTTGGAGCTTATCTTGCTTTGGGTTTAGAATTTAAACAAAATCCTTATATACAAACTGTTGCTAAGCAATTTTTTATTTTAGTAATATTAAATTTAATTAGTGATTTATCTGGATCAATCGATATTTGGGGACATATAGGAGGACTTATTACTGGTTTCTTATTAGCATTTATTGTGGGAGTTCCTCAATTAGGGAAAATTAAATCATCTAAAAGATGGTTAGCAGGTATAACGGTAATTTTATTGTTTTCTGTATTTTATTCGATTGGGTTAAATAACATTTACTAA
- a CDS encoding YqgQ family protein has product MRTYYDVQQYLKQFGVFIYVGKRLWDIELTAIELDHLYKAGVIEKKTYLTAKMVLEKEHREELKREEAKQNN; this is encoded by the coding sequence GTGCGAACCTATTATGATGTACAGCAATATCTTAAACAATTTGGCGTTTTTATATATGTCGGAAAAAGATTATGGGATATTGAACTAACAGCTATTGAGTTGGATCATTTATATAAAGCAGGCGTAATTGAAAAAAAGACTTATTTAACTGCTAAAATGGTTTTAGAAAAGGAACATCGTGAAGAATTAAAGCGTGAAGAAGCAAAACAAAATAATTAG
- a CDS encoding ROK family glucokinase, translating to MDKKLIGVDLGGTTIKFAIMTTEGEIQQRWSIETNILDEGTHIIPDIIESINHHLAMYDMKPDQFVGIGMGTPGTVNIEKGTVVGAYNLNWKTVQNVKEEIEKGTGIKFTVDNDANVAALGERWKGAGENADDVVFITLGTGVGGGIVTNGSLVHGMGAGGEVGHINVHPGGYLCTCGNRGCLETYASATGVVRVARDMAEEYAGNSKLKQMTDDGEEVTSKLVFDLAKDNDPLAKMVVDRVCNYLGLACANLASVLNPSAIVIGGGVSAAGDFLLDQVKNYFNEYSFPTVKDSTEVKLAQLGNEAGVIGAGSLALKFND from the coding sequence ATGGACAAGAAATTAATTGGCGTAGATCTTGGTGGTACAACAATTAAATTTGCAATTATGACAACTGAAGGAGAAATCCAACAACGTTGGAGTATTGAAACAAATATTTTAGATGAAGGAACACATATTATTCCAGATATTATTGAATCAATTAATCATCATTTAGCAATGTATGATATGAAACCTGATCAATTTGTGGGAATTGGAATGGGAACACCAGGAACTGTAAATATTGAAAAAGGAACAGTTGTTGGTGCATACAATTTGAATTGGAAAACAGTTCAAAATGTTAAAGAAGAAATTGAAAAGGGAACTGGAATTAAGTTTACAGTTGATAACGATGCTAATGTAGCAGCACTTGGTGAACGTTGGAAGGGTGCTGGTGAAAATGCAGATGATGTTGTATTTATTACGTTAGGTACTGGTGTAGGCGGTGGAATAGTTACAAATGGTAGCTTAGTTCACGGCATGGGCGCTGGTGGTGAAGTTGGCCATATTAATGTTCATCCTGGTGGTTATTTATGTACATGTGGTAATCGTGGTTGTTTGGAAACATACGCATCAGCTACTGGTGTGGTTCGTGTTGCACGCGATATGGCAGAAGAATATGCAGGCAATTCTAAATTAAAACAAATGACTGATGATGGTGAAGAAGTTACATCTAAGTTGGTATTTGATTTAGCTAAAGACAATGATCCTTTGGCAAAAATGGTAGTTGATCGCGTATGTAACTATCTAGGTTTAGCATGTGCAAACTTAGCAAGTGTATTAAATCCATCTGCAATTGTAATTGGTGGCGGTGTTTCAGCTGCTGGAGACTTTTTATTAGATCAAGTAAAGAATTACTTTAATGAATATTCTTTCCCAACAGTTAAGGACTCAACTGAAGTTAAGTTAGCTCAATTAGGTAACGAAGCTGGTGTAATTGGTGCTGGCTCACTTGCATTAAAATTTAACGATTAA
- a CDS encoding rhodanese-like domain-containing protein, whose amino-acid sequence MLLGKTNSVLFWVDLILIIILAWIIINQIVIFVRSRRAAKLIDNETLKENMHHAQIVDVREEDSFKAGHILGARNIPFSQFKLYMSGLRKDMPIYLYEQGKALSLRCAIMLKKAGYNNIFVLKGGYNKWDGKKKK is encoded by the coding sequence GTGCTTTTAGGTAAAACTAACTCAGTGTTATTTTGGGTAGATCTTATTTTAATTATCATTTTAGCTTGGATCATTATTAATCAAATTGTGATCTTTGTTCGTAGTAGACGTGCTGCAAAATTAATTGATAATGAAACATTAAAAGAAAATATGCATCATGCACAAATTGTTGATGTTCGTGAAGAAGATTCATTTAAAGCTGGGCATATTTTAGGAGCACGTAATATTCCTTTTTCACAATTTAAGTTATATATGAGTGGCTTACGTAAGGATATGCCAATTTATTTATATGAACAAGGAAAGGCATTAAGTTTACGTTGTGCAATTATGTTAAAAAAAGCTGGCTACAATAACATCTTTGTTTTAAAAGGTGGATATAATAAGTGGGACGGTAAAAAGAAAAAATAA
- a CDS encoding DUF3042 family protein, producing the protein MKAFGKGFFTGIVTTVGVVSGAVYAFKKTVVEPMEEREAMLEEHRRRALRKSRSAHQR; encoded by the coding sequence GTGAAAGCATTTGGTAAAGGATTCTTTACAGGAATCGTTACAACAGTTGGTGTTGTTTCAGGTGCAGTATATGCATTTAAGAAAACAGTCGTTGAACCTATGGAAGAACGTGAAGCTATGTTAGAAGAACACCGTCGTCGTGCACTTCGCAAGAGCCGTTCAGCACACCAACGTTAA
- the miaA gene encoding tRNA (adenosine(37)-N6)-dimethylallyltransferase MiaA, with amino-acid sequence MVEKVLMIVGPTAVGKTSLSIKLAQHFNGQVISGDSMQVYQNLNIGTAKVTAEEMQGVRHYLLDEIPITERFSVADFKNKTQQAIQKIYMDNALPILVGGTGFYLQSFIDNYHFGKDAYASTDKLIREKYYQFAEENGKQALWEKLNEIDPDAASKIPIANTVRIIRALEVYEKTGKLFSQQKDHPDENYDFLIIGLNTNRKILYERINERVDIMMNDGLLEEAKYLFENGGLDLPSGKGIGYKEFYPYFEGKESLQNCISNVKKNSRHYAKRQLTWFRNKMDVNWFDLVQNFDEDYNKIIKLVTRWLKENKNGEMA; translated from the coding sequence ATGGTAGAAAAAGTCTTAATGATTGTAGGCCCTACTGCGGTTGGAAAAACATCATTATCAATCAAATTAGCTCAACATTTTAATGGACAAGTTATTTCAGGAGATTCAATGCAGGTTTATCAAAATTTAAATATTGGAACCGCTAAAGTTACTGCTGAAGAAATGCAAGGAGTAAGACATTATTTATTAGATGAAATTCCAATAACAGAGCGTTTTTCAGTTGCGGATTTTAAGAATAAGACGCAACAAGCAATTCAAAAAATTTATATGGACAATGCTTTGCCAATCTTGGTTGGTGGAACAGGATTCTATTTACAATCTTTTATTGATAATTATCATTTTGGAAAAGATGCTTATGCAAGCACTGACAAATTAATTCGTGAAAAATATTATCAATTTGCTGAAGAAAATGGTAAGCAAGCGCTTTGGGAGAAATTAAATGAAATTGATCCTGATGCTGCAAGTAAAATTCCAATTGCTAATACAGTAAGAATAATAAGGGCATTGGAAGTTTACGAAAAAACAGGAAAGTTGTTTTCTCAACAAAAGGATCATCCTGATGAAAATTATGATTTCTTGATAATTGGTTTAAATACTAATAGGAAAATTTTATATGAAAGAATTAACGAACGTGTTGATATCATGATGAATGATGGTTTATTAGAAGAAGCAAAGTATTTATTTGAAAATGGTGGATTAGATTTACCAAGTGGTAAGGGAATTGGGTATAAAGAATTTTACCCATATTTTGAAGGAAAAGAATCATTGCAAAATTGTATATCAAATGTTAAAAAAAATTCTAGACATTATGCTAAGAGACAGCTTACTTGGTTTCGTAATAAAATGGATGTAAATTGGTTTGATTTGGTCCAAAATTTTGATGAAGACTATAATAAAATTATCAAATTAGTAACAAGATGGTTAAAGGAGAATAAAAATGGAGAAATGGCTTGA